The following are encoded in a window of Candidatus Fluviicola riflensis genomic DNA:
- a CDS encoding nitronate monooxygenase: MQNRITSLFKIQYPLVQAGMIWCSGWELASAVSNAGGLGIIGSGSMYPNILEEHIIKCKAATNKPFAVNLPMLYPNIEDHIALIIKHEVPIVFTSAGNPKTYTARLKEQGITVVHVVSSAKFAKKAQDAGVDAIVAEGFEAGGHNGRDETTTFCLIPMVKAEVEIPLIAAGGIGTGRGMLAAMNLGADGVQIGSRFVASPESSAHQNFKQVVLDAREGDTMLTLKELTPVRLVKNAFYNQVHEAYEKCASAEELNALLGRGRAKRGMFEGDLNEGELEIGQVAGLIHEIKPAAEIVQEIITEFKQALAEQTTAKYTF, translated from the coding sequence ATGCAAAACAGAATCACTTCGCTTTTCAAAATCCAATATCCGCTCGTTCAGGCAGGGATGATCTGGTGCTCGGGCTGGGAACTGGCTTCGGCTGTTTCCAATGCCGGCGGACTCGGAATCATCGGTTCAGGATCTATGTATCCCAACATCCTGGAAGAACACATCATCAAATGCAAAGCTGCAACCAACAAACCTTTTGCGGTAAATCTCCCGATGCTGTATCCGAATATCGAAGACCACATTGCATTGATTATCAAACACGAGGTTCCCATTGTTTTTACATCAGCTGGAAATCCAAAAACCTACACCGCCCGTTTGAAAGAGCAGGGAATTACGGTTGTACATGTAGTTTCAAGCGCGAAATTTGCGAAGAAAGCGCAGGATGCCGGAGTTGATGCTATAGTTGCCGAAGGTTTTGAAGCCGGCGGACACAATGGCCGCGATGAAACAACTACTTTTTGCCTTATTCCGATGGTGAAAGCCGAAGTGGAAATTCCATTAATTGCCGCTGGCGGAATCGGAACCGGACGCGGCATGCTCGCAGCCATGAATCTTGGTGCTGACGGTGTTCAGATCGGATCGCGTTTTGTGGCTTCACCCGAATCATCTGCCCATCAAAATTTCAAACAAGTTGTATTGGATGCCCGGGAAGGTGATACGATGCTCACATTGAAAGAATTAACTCCTGTTCGATTGGTTAAAAACGCCTTTTACAATCAAGTCCACGAAGCTTACGAAAAATGCGCTTCCGCTGAGGAGTTAAACGCGCTTTTGGGTCGCGGACGTGCTAAAAGAGGTATGTTTGAAGGCGATTTAAACGAAGGTGAACTCGAAATTGGCCAGGTTGCCGGTTTGATCCATGAAATAAAACCCGCTGCCGAAATCGTACAGGAAATTATTACTGAATTTAAACAAGCGCTGGCCGAACAAACCACCGCAAAATATACGTTTTAA
- a CDS encoding peptidase M16: MIAFNRFKLDNGLTVIHHHDPTTPIAVVNVLYDVGARDESEDRTGFAHLFEHLMFGGSVNIPDFDAPLQFAGGESNAFTSNDITNYYDTLPVQNIETALWLESDRMLSLAFTPKSLEVQRNVVIEEFKQRYLNQPYGDVWLELRPLAYHEHPYKWATIGKEIKHIEEAEMDDVKAFFKAHYHPANAILCVAGNISLEKTTELINKWFGDIPASLKPVRMLPREPQQNEYREKTIERAVPNDAFYYAFKMPERRSFEYYVADIISDALGREKSSRLYGKLKKELKLVTSINAYITGSIDEGLLVIEGKLSNGVTFEQVETALWETLAELNANPMSDEETARLLIKIRTAKEFQEQGLLNRAMNLCIYELLGDANGVNEENALYQSVTAKHIQELGKTMLHKENCSVLRVKAIQA, from the coding sequence ATGATTGCATTCAATCGCTTTAAATTAGACAACGGACTCACCGTTATTCATCACCACGATCCCACCACTCCGATAGCGGTGGTAAACGTGCTTTACGATGTGGGCGCCCGTGACGAATCGGAAGACCGCACAGGTTTTGCTCATCTTTTTGAACATTTGATGTTTGGCGGATCGGTGAATATTCCTGATTTCGATGCACCGCTTCAGTTTGCCGGTGGCGAAAGCAACGCGTTTACGTCAAACGACATTACCAATTACTACGACACATTGCCGGTTCAAAACATTGAAACGGCCTTGTGGCTGGAAAGTGATCGGATGTTATCATTGGCATTTACCCCAAAAAGTCTTGAAGTTCAGCGCAATGTGGTAATAGAGGAATTTAAACAGCGTTACCTCAATCAGCCATACGGCGATGTTTGGCTGGAACTGCGTCCGCTTGCTTACCACGAGCATCCATACAAATGGGCAACAATCGGCAAGGAAATCAAACACATTGAAGAAGCGGAAATGGATGATGTGAAAGCATTCTTCAAAGCGCATTACCACCCCGCGAATGCCATTTTGTGTGTTGCAGGAAATATTTCGCTGGAAAAAACGACAGAGTTGATCAACAAATGGTTCGGTGATATTCCGGCTTCATTGAAACCCGTGCGCATGCTGCCACGCGAACCGCAACAAAACGAGTACCGAGAAAAAACCATTGAACGTGCTGTACCCAACGATGCTTTTTATTACGCATTCAAAATGCCGGAAAGACGTTCATTCGAATACTATGTTGCCGATATTATTTCCGATGCGCTGGGCCGCGAGAAATCATCGCGCTTGTACGGAAAACTGAAAAAAGAACTCAAATTAGTAACTTCGATCAATGCATACATTACCGGATCTATTGACGAAGGTTTGCTCGTGATTGAGGGAAAACTAAGCAACGGCGTTACGTTTGAACAAGTGGAAACCGCATTGTGGGAAACACTCGCCGAACTGAACGCAAATCCAATGTCCGATGAAGAAACAGCCCGCTTGCTGATCAAAATCAGAACTGCAAAAGAATTCCAGGAACAAGGATTATTAAATCGCGCCATGAACCTCTGTATTTACGAATTACTCGGCGATGCCAACGGGGTGAACGAAGAAAACGCCTTGTATCAGTCCGTTACCGCCAAACATATCCAGGAACTTGGTAAAACCATGCTCCATAAAGAAAACTGTTCCGTTTTACGCGTAAAAGCCATTCAAGCATGA
- a CDS encoding chloride channel protein has product MLSGLMHLIHGGIFWIRNRITSRQFLLLSSVFVGISAALAVILLKTFAHQVYLFASDLNQRLHFQYVNFILPVIGIVLTVFIVKRVLKGNLEKGTWRIIYAITKRSSILPRAQMYAQIITSSITVGFGGSAGLESPVTITGAAFGSNYARQYRLSAKERTLLLACGVAAGIAAAFNAPIAGVLFTMEVLLADVGISAFIPLMLSAATGALVSTVILNDKILLSLKGQLDFDYFNILWYILLGILTGFIAVYHSRMFVRIEGYFERLHWGKYRKAIIGALLLSVMILLFPCLFGEGYESVKVLSTLHPENLLNDTFFSNIPQQEVLLLLFVGVVVFLKAIATGITLGSGGNGGNFAPSLFVGSYTGFAFAYGLNLTGWFDKIPVTNFTMVGMAGMLSGLFHAPLTAMFLIAEITGGYNLMIPLMIVSSISFAISKRFVPHSMDTQKLAEDGHVMRADKDRHVLSTIDQQAVLEEMVVVLNPDDTIDTLFRTVRTTRQALFPIVNDRGSLLGMIYLNDLPDLLHIHATDPNTPLESFMEPIIFYAGPDDPMEKIMDLFDQSGLSYLPLIYQDQVLGYYSKTRLLDAYRKKVVESIVE; this is encoded by the coding sequence ATGTTATCAGGTCTTATGCACCTTATTCACGGCGGAATATTCTGGATCAGAAATCGAATTACTTCCCGGCAATTTTTGTTGTTGTCAAGCGTATTCGTTGGAATTTCGGCTGCATTGGCGGTGATTCTCCTGAAAACATTTGCCCACCAGGTTTATTTGTTTGCTTCCGACCTAAACCAGCGTTTGCATTTTCAGTATGTGAATTTCATTCTTCCGGTAATCGGGATCGTTTTGACGGTTTTTATTGTGAAACGCGTTCTGAAGGGAAACCTCGAAAAGGGAACCTGGCGGATCATTTATGCCATTACTAAACGTTCCAGTATTTTGCCACGGGCGCAGATGTACGCGCAAATTATTACGAGTTCCATCACTGTTGGTTTTGGTGGCTCTGCCGGTTTGGAATCGCCGGTAACTATTACAGGAGCCGCTTTCGGTTCCAACTATGCACGTCAATACCGGTTATCAGCAAAAGAACGCACCTTATTGTTGGCTTGCGGTGTAGCGGCAGGAATTGCAGCTGCGTTTAATGCACCCATCGCCGGTGTGTTGTTTACGATGGAAGTTCTCCTCGCAGATGTGGGAATTTCGGCATTCATTCCGCTCATGCTTTCTGCAGCTACCGGCGCATTGGTTTCTACCGTAATTCTTAACGATAAAATTCTCCTATCGTTAAAAGGACAATTGGACTTTGATTACTTCAATATTCTATGGTACATTTTATTGGGAATTCTTACCGGATTTATTGCCGTATATCACTCACGCATGTTCGTGCGCATAGAAGGTTACTTTGAACGATTGCATTGGGGAAAGTACAGGAAAGCGATCATCGGAGCGCTGTTACTCTCAGTAATGATTTTGTTGTTCCCATGCCTGTTCGGTGAAGGTTACGAAAGTGTCAAAGTCCTTTCTACTTTACATCCGGAAAATTTACTCAACGATACGTTCTTCTCCAACATTCCGCAGCAGGAAGTACTCTTATTGCTTTTTGTAGGAGTAGTTGTATTCCTGAAAGCCATTGCAACGGGAATCACTTTGGGAAGTGGCGGAAACGGAGGGAACTTTGCTCCGTCCTTGTTTGTTGGAAGTTACACCGGATTTGCTTTCGCTTACGGATTGAACCTTACAGGATGGTTCGACAAGATACCGGTTACCAATTTTACCATGGTCGGAATGGCCGGAATGCTCAGTGGATTGTTTCATGCGCCGTTGACCGCTATGTTCCTGATTGCCGAAATCACGGGCGGCTACAATCTCATGATTCCGCTGATGATCGTTTCATCTATCAGTTTTGCGATTTCCAAGCGTTTTGTACCACATTCTATGGATACCCAAAAACTGGCCGAAGACGGACACGTAATGCGGGCTGACAAAGATCGCCATGTATTGTCAACCATTGACCAACAAGCCGTTTTGGAGGAAATGGTTGTGGTATTGAATCCTGACGATACGATCGATACGTTATTTCGTACTGTACGCACTACGCGACAAGCATTGTTTCCAATTGTAAATGACCGCGGCAGTTTGCTTGGAATGATCTACCTCAACGATCTTCCCGATTTGCTGCACATTCACGCAACCGATCCAAACACTCCGTTGGAAAGCTTCATGGAACCGATCATTTTTTACGCCGGCCCCGATGATCCGATGGAAAAGATCATGGATTTGTTTGATCAATCCGGCTTAAGTTACTTGCCGCTGATCTATCAGGATCAGGTATTGGGTTATTATTCCAAGACCCGATTACTGGATGCTTACCGCAAAAAAGTGGTCGAAAGCATTGTAGAATAA
- a CDS encoding ATPase — MLNRIIVDNIRKRLSDRKVIVILGSRQVGKTTLFHQLFGDNHEVLWWNGDESDVRIALENTSSTKLKTLIGNHPIVVIDEAQRIDNIGLAAKLIYDTIPNVKVLLSGSSAFEIKNKTNEPLTGRKWEYQLFPFSFAEMVNHHGLLEERRMLEHRLVYGYYPEVVMQNADAKSSLAQITSSYLYKDILMLENIHKAEKLERLVQALAFQIGHQVSYNELSQTCGLDNQTVEKYIDLLEKSFVVFRIPSFSRNIRNELKKSRKIYFYDNGIRNAVIKQFNPLDLRNDEGALWENFLVSERMKYINYNFHYCNRYFWRTHAQQEIDYVEDKDGLLSAFEFKWNPKKAKAKMPKAFGEAYPNSEFKIIHRDNFYSFLGIDYE, encoded by the coding sequence ATGCTAAACAGAATTATCGTCGACAATATCCGAAAACGGCTTTCCGACCGAAAAGTAATCGTGATATTAGGATCACGACAAGTTGGTAAAACCACGTTGTTTCATCAATTATTTGGAGACAATCACGAGGTCTTATGGTGGAACGGTGACGAATCGGATGTTCGCATTGCTTTGGAAAACACTTCTTCGACTAAACTCAAAACGCTGATCGGAAATCACCCAATCGTGGTCATTGACGAAGCACAACGTATTGACAATATCGGATTGGCAGCAAAACTTATTTATGATACGATCCCAAATGTGAAAGTATTACTGAGCGGGTCATCGGCATTTGAGATCAAGAATAAAACCAATGAGCCGCTTACCGGCAGAAAATGGGAATACCAATTGTTTCCGTTTTCATTCGCAGAAATGGTCAATCATCATGGTTTGTTAGAGGAAAGACGTATGCTGGAGCACCGCTTGGTTTACGGGTATTATCCTGAAGTCGTCATGCAAAACGCAGATGCAAAAAGCAGTTTAGCTCAAATAACCAGCAGTTATTTATACAAGGACATTTTGATGCTTGAGAACATTCACAAAGCGGAAAAGTTGGAGCGTTTGGTGCAGGCACTGGCGTTTCAGATCGGGCATCAGGTATCGTATAATGAATTGAGTCAAACTTGCGGGCTGGATAACCAAACGGTAGAAAAATACATCGATTTGCTTGAGAAATCATTTGTGGTTTTTCGGATTCCTTCATTCAGCCGAAATATTCGAAACGAGTTGAAAAAGAGCCGAAAAATCTATTTCTACGACAACGGAATCCGCAATGCTGTCATCAAGCAATTTAATCCGTTGGACCTACGTAATGACGAAGGTGCTTTGTGGGAAAACTTCCTGGTTTCGGAACGGATGAAATACATTAATTACAACTTCCATTACTGTAACCGGTATTTCTGGCGTACGCATGCTCAACAGGAAATTGATTACGTTGAAGATAAAGACGGTCTACTTTCAGCATTTGAATTCAAATGGAACCCGAAAAAAGCCAAAGCCAAAATGCCTAAAGCATTTGGAGAAGCTTATCCCAACTCAGAATTCAAGATCATTCACCGCGATAATTTCTATTCTTTCCTGGGAATCGACTACGAATAG
- a CDS encoding heptosyltransferase: MQRFLVIQTAFLGDVILATPVISELKRLYPDAAIDVLVRKGNESILANHTDIRQVFTLNKKQGKFSEIKRLVRLFRAEGYDEVINLHRFGSSGMITWLSGGKRKVGFDKNPFSFCYNIKIRHEIGNGKHEVERNLELIAHHGAEKLVKPRVYPSDADHEAVSHLVEQPFYTLAPASVWFTKQLPEAKWVQLAQQLAKKGIVYLVGGPGDNDLCERIRIASGLPEPANLAGKLTLLQSCALFSKAKRCYVNDSGPLHMASAVNTPTTAFFCATVPRFGFGPLSDDSEIRETLEVLSCRPCGLHGGKACPEGHFKCGNIVIYET, translated from the coding sequence GTGCAACGATTCCTTGTAATTCAGACGGCTTTTTTGGGCGATGTAATCCTGGCGACTCCGGTTATTTCGGAGCTGAAACGCTTGTATCCTGATGCGGCAATCGACGTTCTGGTACGCAAGGGCAATGAATCTATTTTGGCCAATCATACTGATATCCGGCAGGTATTTACGCTGAATAAAAAACAAGGAAAGTTTTCCGAGATCAAACGATTGGTGCGCTTGTTTCGGGCAGAAGGTTATGATGAAGTGATCAACTTGCACCGTTTTGGAAGTTCGGGAATGATTACCTGGCTTTCGGGTGGAAAACGAAAAGTGGGATTCGACAAAAACCCGTTTTCGTTTTGTTATAACATCAAAATTCGTCACGAAATCGGCAACGGGAAACACGAAGTAGAACGTAACCTGGAATTGATTGCGCATCACGGAGCGGAAAAACTGGTAAAACCGCGCGTTTATCCTTCGGATGCCGATCATGAAGCCGTTTCTCATTTGGTTGAACAACCGTTTTATACACTGGCACCGGCTTCGGTGTGGTTTACCAAACAATTACCCGAAGCAAAATGGGTACAACTGGCGCAACAACTGGCAAAAAAAGGAATCGTCTACCTTGTTGGCGGTCCCGGTGATAACGATTTATGTGAACGCATTCGCATCGCATCCGGTTTGCCAGAGCCAGCAAATCTTGCGGGAAAATTAACGCTTTTACAATCGTGTGCTTTGTTTTCAAAAGCAAAACGGTGTTATGTGAATGATTCGGGTCCGTTGCACATGGCTTCGGCGGTAAATACCCCAACCACGGCATTTTTCTGCGCCACGGTTCCTCGTTTTGGTTTCGGACCGCTTTCAGATGACAGCGAGATCCGTGAAACATTGGAAGTGCTTTCTTGTCGTCCATGCGGTTTACATGGTGGGAAAGCGTGTCCGGAAGGGCATTTTAAGTGTGGGAATATTGTTATTTACGAAACATAA